The Endozoicomonas sp. 4G DNA segment TCCCGGTGGCAAGATTGAGGAAGGTGAGCAGCCAAAAGCAACACTACGCCGTGAAATTCAGGAAGAACTGGGTTGCGATATAGAAGTGTTTAATTTAGTCGAAGATACTACCTACGACTATGGCAATGTAATCATCAATCTGCGCACTTACCATGCCCGGATTGTCGCAGGAAAACCTGTCCCGGCTGAACATGCTGCGTTGCTTTGGTTGCCGGTGACGAGTCTGCAAAGCCTGGTTTGGGCTCCGGCCGACCTTCCTGCGGTTCAACATCTAATGACAGAACAAACCGAAATTGTCGGCTCTTTTGAGATTTAAATGGTCGAACTTGTCTGCTCTTTCCCTGCCTGGTCAAAGCCTTAAGATCAGGCAACAGTCGAATCTTTATTCAGTTAAATCCTCAAAAATATCTAAAGGTACACTGTTGTGCAGCTTCCAGATCACACTCATGGGGTTGTCTCCGGAGCTGCTAATGTAATCTAACTGGCCCAAATACATAAACGGCAGGGTGATGTTATATTGCTTTGCCTGTTTTCGTACAAAAAGGTGGATATGGTAGCCTTGCTCTTTGTGGTGAATATAATGCTGACCGACTCTGGACTTGTGTGAAGTCTGGTTCTGACTTTGCCAATGGAAGGTGCGTGGGTCCATAAAGTAGTCCTTATAGTGGAGATGAGCACCGACTTCTTTATCCTTGTTCAGGTTAATAAACAAAAAGTAGTCTTGGCCAACTCGTTTTACCCCTTCTCGCCATGAGCCTCGCTTTGCCGCGTCTCCCGAAAGAAACTGAATATCATTCCGGGTGTAATTTTGGTAGAGAATAAAGCGCTCCCCGCTGCCTAGAAACACCTCAGGTTTGAAGTGTCGGCGGAACTGTTTCAGTCCGTAATTGACACGATCGTTGATGTAACTTTTAGCAAACTCACCAGAATTCACCAATGTGATGAAATCCTCGTCTACATGAAAAACTTCATTATCTACTGCGCCGAAAGCCCATGACATTTTACCATGAGGTAAGGCCAATGATGCCATAGCTGATAGAATCAACGATTTATGCTGACGACTGTCGATGGTCTGGTTAAAGTAACGGATGAGTTGCTGCTCAATAACCATTACATTGAGCGTCGAATGTTGCTGCTCAATTGCCGCCAGCAATAGGATAAATTCATATGGCCACTTTATTGGGCACATGTACTCCAGTCTTTCAGCGACCTGTTGCAGATAGAGGTTCTTCTGCAACTCTACCGGGTTACCCCCCTGGTCATGGCATTTAATTTTGGTGTTATACAGGGAACCAAACTTTGAGAAAAAGAAATTCGGGTTTGGGGCATTTTCAGCGGTAAAAAAGTCCAGTATTTCTGGTGAGCTGCCAAGCTCCTTTTTAAACTGTGCATATAGCTGCTTCAGGTATTCAGTACTGTCCAGGCGGATGCTTTCAAGTTTTGTCAAAATTTTTTCTTTGGTGATTTCATCCAACTCGACGTAACAACCTGCTGGCAGGTCCGCAAACTCATGGCTAACCGCACGTTTAAGGGTATCTTTATCAAAGTCTCTGCGATCACTTTCGCTACTCAGTGCCAATGGAACCATGTAGGAGTTTTGATGGTTCCCGATGAAATCCAGCACAGTCACATACTCTTTGCCTTTTGACTTTCTCAATCCACGGCCAAGCTGTTGAATGAAGATCGTGGAAGAGTCTGTTGGTCTGAGGAAGAGCAATAAGTTTACCTGAGGAATATCGACACCTTCATTGAAGATATCCACAGTAAAAATAATTTCTAACGGATGGTTTGGGTCTTGTAAGTTGCTAATCTCTGACTGGCGCTCCTGAGAATCGGACAGGCCAGTTAATACCTTACTGGTAATTCCCCTGTCATTAAAAGATTGGCTCATAAAAGCAGCATGGTCTCGGTTGACGCAGAAACCCAGGGTACAACGCTGCTGACCATGAAAACCGTACTTTTTCATCTGTTCGATGATGTAATCAACTCGTTCACTGGTGTTAAGACGATTGACAAGTTTGGTTTCAATAAATTGACCACCAGCCTGCCTTTCAATTTGGTCATAATCCACAGTTTCATCAGCGACTCCGAAGTAATGAAATGGAGCCAATAACCCCAACGCCAGCGCCTCTCGTAAACGGATATCGCAGACGATGTTATAGTGACAGAGTTTTAACACGTCCCGACCATCCATCCGTTCCGGAGTGGCCGTCATGCCCAGTAAAAACTTTGGAGTGAAATGGTTAATCACCCGTTGATAAGTTTCAGCCTGGGCATGGTGAAATTCGTCCACCACCATATAGTCAAATGTATCCGGGGCAAATTTCTGTAAGTTGTTTTCACGGGATAGGGTTTGTACTGTGCTGAACAGAAAACGCTTGTTGGTATCCTTACTTTTGCCGGTTAATTTCCCGCACAGGTTCCGAGCCCCAAACACCGTTGAGAATGTTTTGACGGCCCCCTCCAACAACTCATCCCGGTGAGCTAAAAATAATATTCTTCTAGCGTTGAACTTGTGGGCGTCAAAAGCCGCAAGAAAGGTTTTACCTGTGCCTGTGGCAGCGATGGCGACAGCGCGGGTTTCGCCTTTTTCTCGAGTGGCGACCAGGTTGTCCAGAGCCTGCTTCTGCATACTATTTGGAGACAGGTGCAGGCTGTCTTGATGGCTCTTTTCCAGCTGATGGGACTGTTTCAAAAAATCAAAGGTGCTTTTTATGTTAACTTCTTCAACCTGGAGATTTTCTAAGTGCTTTTCATATTGATCAATAAATGATTCTGTCAGTGGTACTGCCTGCTCTGAGTCCCACAACGACTGAAAACGATCAATAGCTCGATCATAGATTTCTGAAGAATTTGACCGTGGTACTTTGACACTCCACTCCTCACCACTGATTAAGGCGGCCTGAGAAAGGTTTGATGAGCCAATGAGTGCACAACTGTTGCTGTGTTTATTTCGCTCAAAAAGATAAGCCTTTGTGTGAAAAGACTCACTGGTAGCTGCGTAAACTTTTGTCTCAATATGCTCCTGCTCTAGTAGTTTCCGCAATGCTGACGGTTGGGTGATATTCATATAAACCGAGGTCAAAATCCGGCCACGCTTGTTACGCAGACGAAAGGACTCCAACGGGTTTAGCAAGAGTTGTAACCCTGAAGCACGAATAAAGCTGACCATAAAATGAAAGCTGTCGCTGGTTTGCAATTCGAACTTGAGATTTTTGAAGAAGTTGGTTTTGGCTGTTTTCTCATTAGTGATCAGCGAGGGAGACACTAAAGAGAAGTCTTCGCACAGAGGGAGCTGAATGCTTTCATCCTGTGAGAACAGCATTCTCCTCAAGGGTAAGCTTAATATGTCTGCGCCTGGTTCGATTGCCTCAGCAATTATCTGTGCCAGTTTTATACTGTCTTCAAATTGATCTAGGCTTGAAAAATCGTTGAGCTTCCTCGAAAGCCGGCTGCTGATATATTGAGTCAGGGCCGACGTATAAGCATTTGCTGGCACTTTAAACGTACGATGGTTTTTTGGATAAGCTTTGCTTTTTGCTTTGAGTTCTTCAGAGATGGGCATGGTAAGTTCGAAGCAGCTGTTATCAAAGTATTATAGTACCAGGTATAAATTTTTATGGTACTCACTTGGACGACCGAAAAGTTCTGAACTAGCTTGGAGCTTATAAGAAAAAAACAGATAGGAAATTAAAGTGCTTCAGTATCAGCAAGCTTTTGGATGTAGCTTTCAACTTGGTATCGATGTTCCCAGTTTTTTCGTCGATCTGAGCTATAAAAATGATGTGTGCCCTTGCTTTGTTTACGACTGTGGCGGTGGCAGGTCGTTTGTTCTGTGGGTCGACTTTGAAGTTGCGGAAAAGCGAGAATACCAGGACAGTCAACGATATACACTTGAGCTTCATATTCAGGAGGAATGTCGTTACAGAGTTCTGGAGACCAACTCACCAGACAAAATAACAGCCATGTTAGAATCCTTGTAAAACCGAAAACAGACCGAAAACAGACGGACGAAAACAAGACACCCGCATATTCCTTGACCAACCTAGCTAAAAAAGTGGGTGCCACCTATCACCTTGCAAGCTTCCAGTCAACAATAAAAATAGGACTAAAAATAGTAAAAATAGGGCACCCATATATTCCTTGACCCACCGAGCTAAAAAAGTGGGTGTCCTCTATCACTTTGACTTCCTCTATCACTTTGACTTAGGAGCCAAGAGTTATAGGTAAAATACTTCATCCGTTTTCACCCCATCGGACAACACGAGGTAATACTGGCGATTAACGATGTGTATTCCCTGGCTGACATTGAAAACATTCTCACCATCAGCGTTTACTGACCCGTAATCGGTGACTGTCCAGACTCTTTCTGAGTGCTTTTCAGCTATAACCTTTAACATTTCCCAGTCGCTCTTTGCCCACAGGGCTTACGCATGAGAATAATCATTCTCATTTAGACGCGCAAAGCAACAGCTTTGCCACATCATGAGTTGATCATGGCTCACACATCTGTGCTAAAAAGCTGTAAAATACCCCAATTTTACGCCTGATGCCTATTAATCCTGAACCGCTAATCATGTTTCTCAACGAGTTAACCGACCCACGTAAGCGTGCTTCTTCCTGCGAGCATAACTTTAACGACATTCTTGTGATTGCTGTGTGTGCCATCATCTGTGGGGCTGATACATGGCAAGATATGCAAGAGTTCGGTGAAGAAAAAGAAGGCTGGTTTCGTTTATTTCTTGAGCTTCCCAATGGTATTCCGTCGCACGACACCTTCTACCGGATTTTTTGCATGCTCAAACCGGATGAATTTCAGGAATGCTTCACCCGGTGGGTAAAATCTGCTTATCCTGAAGCCCTTGATATACCTGATGGTGATGCTGAAATCATTCCAATTGACGGCAAGGTTATCAAGGGTTCCAAAGGGAAAGGCAAGGGTAAAAAAGCAGTCCTTATGGTTAGCGCCTGGAGCACCAGACTGAGCCTGGTCTTAGGGCAAAAAAAGGTTGATAAAAAGTCGAATGAGATAACCGCTGTCCCCCAACTTCTTGAAGCTATCGACTTGAAAGGCTGCATGATTACAGCCGATGCAATCAGCTGCCAAAAAAGTATTGCAGAAACCTGCGTAAACCAGGAGGCAGATTATCTTTTTGCTGTTAAAGGAAACCAAAAAACACTGCACAACGATATTCAGACAGCGGTCGAAGAGCGATGGAATAGCAACCCGGAAGAGCCAGTATCAGATGCATTTTTTGAGTGCAAAAATAAAGGCCATGGTCGTCATGAATATCGCTGCTGCTGGGTTTTTGATGACGTTTCGGCTCTTTCAACAGCTGATGAATGGACAGGAATAAAGCAGTTTGGTGTCGTTCAGTCTGATCGAACAATTGATGGCAAAGCCACGACAGCTCTAAGGTTCTACATTTCCAGCAAAACCATGACAGCCGAGGGAATGCTCAATGCAACGCGCCAGCACTGGGAAGTGGAAAATAGTCTGCACTGGATGCTGGACGTTGCCTTTGATGAAGATGCTTGCCAAACCAAAGATGAATGCGCTGCTGAAAATCTGTCTACCTTGCGTCGTATTGCCCTAAATATTCTGAAGGCCGACGTTACCAGTAAGAGGAGCATCAAGACAAAGCGTAAAAAGGCTGGATGGAGCAATAGATACCTGTCTCAGCTATTGAAATCATTCATTGTTGGGGCTAAATGAGAATGATTATCTTCATGCGTAAGCCCTGTCTTTGCCCACGACACGTCAACAACCTTGCTATCTACTTCCGCAAATAGTGATCCATCACCTACAGGCGCTGATACAAATTGCAGTTTGTACTCGCCCATGAAATCTTCAAAGTCACGGCAGCAGTCACCATCAAGCCATTTAATAGCACCTACAACCCTGTTTAATAACTGCTCATGTTTCTCTGACATCCCTGTTATTAAATCGTCTGGCAGATAATCACACAACTCATCACATATTTCGGCCAGCAACCTTGATAATTGTTTATTCTCCATCGTCTTTAACTCCTGCTAATGCTGTTTTCGACGGTTCATTGTATATAGTGCGAAAAAAGGAAAAAACAAAGGAAAAACAAGACACTCATTAGGAAAGCACAAAAACAGCGAAAAACAGGACACCCGTATATTCCTTGACCGACCAAGCTAAAAAAGTGGGTGCTCTTTATCACCTTGCAAGTTTCCAGTCAACGACTACCCTGCACTCAATCAGAATTGAATGACCATCGAGATCGTTTAATGAAGACTTACCTGTTCGTAATAATTCTTGGGTATATGAGCATTTTCCCAAACGCTGTCTACTCCAACGACGACCACGATCAAGTCGACCCCGTTCATATCGACTACAGTCGAGAACCCATTCTGTGGGGTTTGTACGATGGAGAAAGCTTTGTGAAGAGTGTAGTAGCACTCTTTACAACGGGATTCGTTATTTTTTGGGTGACTCCAGGTACATGTATAGGCGCTGGTTTAGGATATTGTTTTTTCTCTGGATCACCCCACGTCAGGGCGTTGAAAGGTGCTGCAATTTTGGGAGGTCTGTCAGCGTGTGTATTTTCAGTGTCAACTGCCATTGGGCTTTATAACTGGCGCATAGGTAATGTAGAAGGAGGGTCAGATTAACGAAAACAACGAAAACAGGACACCCTTATATTCCTTGACCCACCGAGATCGTTTAATGAAAACTTACTTGTTCGTAATAAGAAAAAAACAGGACACCCATATATACCTTGACAGACCGAGCAGAGAATGTGGGTGTTCAAGATCACCTTCAAAGCAAACAACTTTGCAAGTTTCCAGTCAACTACTACCCTGCGCTCAATCAGAATTGAATGACCACCGAGATCGTTTAATGAAGACTTTCCTGTTTGTAATAATTCTTGGATATATGAGCATTTTCCCAAACGCTGTCTACTCCAACGACGACCACGATCAAATCGACCCCGTTCATATCGACTACAGTCGAGAACCCATTCTGTGGGGTTTGTACGATAAAGAAAGCTTCTTGAAGAGTTTAA contains these protein-coding regions:
- a CDS encoding DUF3427 domain-containing protein, with protein sequence MPISEELKAKSKAYPKNHRTFKVPANAYTSALTQYISSRLSRKLNDFSSLDQFEDSIKLAQIIAEAIEPGADILSLPLRRMLFSQDESIQLPLCEDFSLVSPSLITNEKTAKTNFFKNLKFELQTSDSFHFMVSFIRASGLQLLLNPLESFRLRNKRGRILTSVYMNITQPSALRKLLEQEHIETKVYAATSESFHTKAYLFERNKHSNSCALIGSSNLSQAALISGEEWSVKVPRSNSSEIYDRAIDRFQSLWDSEQAVPLTESFIDQYEKHLENLQVEEVNIKSTFDFLKQSHQLEKSHQDSLHLSPNSMQKQALDNLVATREKGETRAVAIAATGTGKTFLAAFDAHKFNARRILFLAHRDELLEGAVKTFSTVFGARNLCGKLTGKSKDTNKRFLFSTVQTLSRENNLQKFAPDTFDYMVVDEFHHAQAETYQRVINHFTPKFLLGMTATPERMDGRDVLKLCHYNIVCDIRLREALALGLLAPFHYFGVADETVDYDQIERQAGGQFIETKLVNRLNTSERVDYIIEQMKKYGFHGQQRCTLGFCVNRDHAAFMSQSFNDRGITSKVLTGLSDSQERQSEISNLQDPNHPLEIIFTVDIFNEGVDIPQVNLLLFLRPTDSSTIFIQQLGRGLRKSKGKEYVTVLDFIGNHQNSYMVPLALSSESDRRDFDKDTLKRAVSHEFADLPAGCYVELDEITKEKILTKLESIRLDSTEYLKQLYAQFKKELGSSPEILDFFTAENAPNPNFFFSKFGSLYNTKIKCHDQGGNPVELQKNLYLQQVAERLEYMCPIKWPYEFILLLAAIEQQHSTLNVMVIEQQLIRYFNQTIDSRQHKSLILSAMASLALPHGKMSWAFGAVDNEVFHVDEDFITLVNSGEFAKSYINDRVNYGLKQFRRHFKPEVFLGSGERFILYQNYTRNDIQFLSGDAAKRGSWREGVKRVGQDYFLFINLNKDKEVGAHLHYKDYFMDPRTFHWQSQNQTSHKSRVGQHYIHHKEQGYHIHLFVRKQAKQYNITLPFMYLGQLDYISSSGDNPMSVIWKLHNSVPLDIFEDLTE
- a CDS encoding ISAs1 family transposase, which encodes MFLNELTDPRKRASSCEHNFNDILVIAVCAIICGADTWQDMQEFGEEKEGWFRLFLELPNGIPSHDTFYRIFCMLKPDEFQECFTRWVKSAYPEALDIPDGDAEIIPIDGKVIKGSKGKGKGKKAVLMVSAWSTRLSLVLGQKKVDKKSNEITAVPQLLEAIDLKGCMITADAISCQKSIAETCVNQEADYLFAVKGNQKTLHNDIQTAVEERWNSNPEEPVSDAFFECKNKGHGRHEYRCCWVFDDVSALSTADEWTGIKQFGVVQSDRTIDGKATTALRFYISSKTMTAEGMLNATRQHWEVENSLHWMLDVAFDEDACQTKDECAAENLSTLRRIALNILKADVTSKRSIKTKRKKAGWSNRYLSQLLKSFIVGAK
- a CDS encoding (deoxy)nucleoside triphosphate pyrophosphohydrolase; translated protein: MKRIIKVVGAVIHNETNKILCALRSDTMSLPNLWEFPGGKIEEGEQPKATLRREIQEELGCDIEVFNLVEDTTYDYGNVIINLRTYHARIVAGKPVPAEHAALLWLPVTSLQSLVWAPADLPAVQHLMTEQTEIVGSFEI